The Halarcobacter mediterraneus genomic interval TAATTAAATCAAAATTGCCAAATCTTAATGCTTCAAAGAAATAAGGTTCTCTTTTTGAATTAAGCATATTTAAGTTTGCATTAGTATTTTGTAAGATAGCTTCTAATAAGCTAATATAATCCATTGAAAAACTAATTGAGTCATCATCTATTTCTTTATTGCTTTTCACCACTAAAATAGCATCAATCAATTTTTCTAAAGGTGTAACATTCTCCTTGTTTTTTATATTTGGGTCAGCTTCAAAATCTAATAATAATTGATTAATTTCTAAGTAATCAGAACTTTTATTTATTGTGTAGTGAAGAGCTGTATCCCTATTCTTATTTTTAATATTTACGTCAACTTCACATTCTAAAAGTTTTGTTAAAACCTTTAAAGATTTAAATTTTATAGGTAATAATAAAATTGTTTCATTATTTTTATTACTTACACTTAAGTCAATTCCACTATTTACTATATTTGGAATGAAGTTAATAAGCTCTTCAATTTCTTCTTCTAATTCTTTATTAGACATTTCTTTTTGTAGCTTTTGTTCTTTGGTTAATAATTGATTTAGATAATGAAGTAGAATATTATTACCTTCATCATCCACATGGTTAATATCTACAATTTGAGTAAAAGCAGAAAACATTTTTTTACTTTTTGCTCCATTTTCAACTATATAAAAAAGAGGGTTTCTTTTATTCTTATCTTCAATACTAAATTTTTCAAATTTAGGAATTAATAGTTTGAAAATATCTTCTTCCAAAAAAGTTTCTTTAAAAAATAAAATATTTTTTTTGTTTTTTAAATTTGGATTTTCTAATAAATCTTTTACAATTTCTACAGATTTATTTTTTATTGCAATTTGTAGTAGACTTAAACCGTCACTATTTTTAGTGTTTATATTTTTAATTTTTGATTTAATTTTTATATATACTTGGATTAAATCATTTTCTATAATATATTCGATAGCACTTTTTTTATCGTGGTCTTGCTTATTTACATCTACATTATATTTTAAAAGTTCTTCAATGCATTTTATATATTTATATTTACAAGCCATTAGCAAAGCTGTTTGACCTTCAGCATCAGGTTCATTAACAGAAATTCCATTTTTTAGTAGCCAAGCTACAGCTTTGTAGTTGTTTTTAAGTGTTGCTAGGTGTAAAAAATTTTGTAATTTTTGATTTGTATGATTTATATTTATATCTTTTAATATTGTATCTGCTTTTGATTCATTGAAATTTTTATTTTTAATTTCTTCAATTAAATCATCTGCATTTTTTTTAAATAATTTACCTAGCATTTTATCCTTTCTTTAAAAATGCGATTTTAACATAATAAAAGATAAAGAAAAATAATTCTTTGAACTAATTTCTAAACTTGACAAAATTCAGCTTTAAAGGATAAAATATATCAAAATAATAAAAAGGGATACTAATGGGTGCATTATCAATAAAGGGGAAATTGTTAATCATTTCATTAATAGTAGTTATCTTAGTTACTGTTATAACAGCAGTTCAATCTATATACACTATTAAGGAATTATCTAAGAAAGATATTGATAATTTTAGGAAAGAAGCATATCTAAAAAAAGAAAAAGAGTTACAAAACTATGTTTCTCTAGCTTTAAAAACAGTTAACTCTTATTATGAGAGAACTGAAATAGAAAAAGTAAAAGTAGAAGTTCAAGAGGACTTGAAAAAACAAACAGGTTTTTTATTCTCAATTTTAGAAGCTGAATATAAGAGATTAGAAGGAAAAATACCTGAAGCTGATTTAAAGCAAAGACTTAGAAGTATTGTTGAAGGAACTAGATATGGTACTTCAGGATATTTTTGGATAAATGATTTAGATGCAGTTATGGTTATGCATCCTATAAAACCTCAATTAAATAATAAAAACTTAGCTGAATTTAAAGATAAAAATGGAAAAAAAATATTTACTGTCTTTGCTAATGTAGCTAAAAATTCTAAAGAAGGTTTTGTAGATTATGTTTGGCCAAAACCTGGTTTTGAAAAGCCACAACCAAAAGTCTCTTTTGTAAAGTTATTTGAATCTTTTAATTGGGTAATTGGAACAGGAGAATATGTTTCAGATGTTTCTAGTAAATTAAAAAAAGAAGCCTTAAATGCTATTAAAAATATGGGATATGGAAATAATGGATATTTTTGGATAAATGATTCTCATCCAAAAATGATTATGCACCCATTTAAGCCTCAGCTTGATGGTAAGGATTTATCTGCTTCAAAAGATCCAAATGGAAAATTCTTATTTAATGAAATGTCTAAAGTTGCTAATGCAAAAAGTGAAGGTGGACTTGTTAAATATATGTGGGAAAAACCTGGGAAAGATGTGCCTCAACAAAAATTCTCTTTTGTACAAAGATTTGAACCTTGGGACTGGATAATCGGAACGGGAGAGTATGTTGATGATGTAGAAGATAGTATTCTAGCAATGGAAAAAAGAACTAATGAAGAAATTGACTCAATAATTCTTACAATCATGATTTTTACAGTTGTATTTATTGTTCTAATATACTTAATTTACTCATATCTTGTTAAGAAAATTATTAGTAAACCCTTAGAAGATTTGAATAATGCAATTGAAAATTTAAAAACATCAAATAGTAATACTGAAATAGAAAAAGAAAATAATGATGAAATAGGTGCCGTTGTAGATTCATTTAATTCTTATATTCATTCTTTAAAAGCAGGTTATGAAGCAGATGCAAAAGTTATTGATGAAGTAAAAGATGTAATTCAAAAAGTTAATAATGGTTTTTATGTTTATAAAGTTAAACAAAGTTCAAATAATCCTCAAATTCAAGAGTTAAGAACTTCAATTAATCAAATGATAGAAGGCACTAATAATAAACTAGAAGAAATCAATAATATTTTAATTGAGTATGGTAATTCAAACTTTGATTTTAAATTAAGTGGGGAACATTCTGTTTCTAATGGAATAATAGGATCTATTTTTACAAGTACAAAGCAACTTGGTGGTACAGTATCTGAGTTCTTATCAATGATAACAACAACCGGTGAAAAGTTAAATAAAGATACAGATATTTTATCTTCATCTGCTTCTTCTTTATCTACATCTTCAAATGAACAAGCAGCTTCATTAGAACAAACAGCAGCTGCAGTTGAAGAAATTACTTCAATTATTAAATCAAATAATGAAAAAGTTGTCAAAATGTCAGTTTTAGCTAACGAGTTAAATAAATCAGCAAAAGATGGACAAGATTTAGCAACTAAAACAACTAGTGCAATGGAAGATATTGATGTACAAGTAAACTCAATTAATGAAGCAATAACCGTAATAGATCAAATAGCTTTCCAAACAAATATTCTTTCATTAAATGCAGCAGTTGAAGCAGCAACAGCTGGAGAAGCTGGTAAAGGTTTCGCAGTTGTAGCACAAGAAGTTAGAAATCTTGCAAATAGATCAGCTGAAGCAGCTAAAGAGATTAAGGATTTAGTTGAAAATGCTACTGCTAAAGCAAATGAAGGAAAACAAATTGCTGATAATATGATTGGTGGATATTCGGACTTAAGTTCTAAAGTAGATGAAACAATTCACTTAATTGCTGATGTTAATGAGGCAAGTAAAGAACAAGAAACAGGTATCGTACAAATAAATGATGTAGTTAATTCTTTAGACCAAACTACACAAAAAAATGCAGAGTCTGCAACTCAAATAAGCTCTTTAGCTGGAGAAGTTGCTTCTTTATCAACAAATATGCTTGATATAGCAGATAGAGCAAAATTTAATGTAAATAAAAAAGATGAAATTTGTGATATAAATTTGGTTTTTGAAATTTCTAAATTAAAAAATGACCATATAACATTTAAGAATAGTAATTTCTCAAAACTAGGTAGTTCAACAAGTACTTGGAGTGTAAATACTTGTGATCAATGTGATTTTGGTAAATGGATTTTAACACAAGAAAAAGCAGGGAAAAACTTTACAAAAACTTCAAATTGGACGAATATGAAAGAACATCATAAAAATGTTCATGAAACAGTTCAAGAATATATTGATAGAAATGCAGAAAATGCATCAAATGATATTTTAGAAAAAATATCAAAAACACTTGAAGTGGAAACTGAACAACTATTTAAAACAATGGATGTAATAAAGGTTGAGCATTGTAAGGATTTTGTTGAAGATACAAGTAAGATAAAAAAGACTGAAATAAAAAAACAAGATTTTCCTAAAACAATAGATAAACCAAAAGAAAAAGAGAGTACAAAAAAAGTTCAAACCTCTACTCCTAAAGTACAAACAATCACAGCAAATAATAACGACGATGATGAATGGGAAAGCTTTTAAGAGCTTTCCTAATCATAAGTATAATCTTATAAAAAATAACTAATTTATCTTAAACTTTAAACTATAAAAACTTTTGATATAATTGCGATTTTAAAAACAGTGTCTTGGAAACACAAAGGAATATAATGAACAAAAATAATAAGGTAGAACTGCTTTCACCAGCTGGTAATTTAGAAAAACTAAAAATTGCCTTTGCCTATGGTGCTGACGCAGTTTATGGTGGTGTAAGCCACTTTAGTTTAAGAATTAGAAGTGGAAAAGAGTTTAGCTTTGAAACTTTCAAAGAGGGTATTGATTATGCCCATGCAAGAGGTAAACAAGTTTATGCAACTATTAATGGTTTTCCATTTAACTCTCAAATAGATTTATTAAAAAAACATATTATTAAAATGGCAGAACTAGAACCAGATGCATTTATTGTTGCAGCACCTGGAGTTGTAAGACTTTGTAGAGAACTTGCTCCTCAAATACCAATTCATCTATCAACACAAGCAAATGTATTAAACTATTTAGATGCCCAAGTATTTTGGGATATGGGTGTTAGAAGAATAATTGCAGCAAGGGAAATATCTTTAAAAGATGTTCAAGAGATTAAAAAACATTTACCAGAGATGGAAATAGAAATATTTGTACATGGTTCTATGTGTTTTGCTTACTCAGGAAGATGTTTAGTATCTGCTGTACAAATGGGAAGAGTTCCAAATAGAGGAAGTTGCGCAAATGACTGTAGATTTGAATATACTTTATACGCAGCAAATGAAGACCATAGTACACTATTTAGACTTGAAGAAGAACCAGGTGTAGGAACATATATCTTTAATGCAAAAGATATGAACTTAGCTTCTCATGTTGATGAAATTTTAGAAAGTGGAGCAGTTGATTCTATTAAAATTGAAGGTAGAACAAAATCTCCATACTATGCAGCTGTAACAGCATATGCTTATAGAAAAGCAATTGATGATTATGAAGCTGGAAAATTTGAAGCAGATAAATATCAAGAAGAGTTAGCAACTACAAAAAATAGAGGGTTTACTGATGCTTATTTAGTACATAGACCTTTTGATAGAACAAATACTCAAAACCATGAATATGCTTTAAGTAAAGGAAGTTATGAAGTAAGTGGACTTATTACAGAAGATGAAGAACATTTCTATTGTAAATATAAAACTTATCCAAATGATGAGATAGAAATTTTTGCTCCAATTGGAAGTACAATTGAAGAGTGTGAAAATGAGATTGGAAAAATCTATAAAAAAGAAGATGGTAAATTTTATGTTTCATTTAAAAAGATTTTGACTGAAACAAATAAAGAGTTAGAATCGGTTCATAGTGGAAATACAAATAAAATTAAACTTCCTGGGAAACTACCTTATTTAACAATGCTTAGAGTTAAAAGTGAAGAAGAACAGCAAAATTCTTGTGAAGGTTCTTGTAGTAATTAATAATGGTTGTTTTTAGAGTTACAGATAATATTAATATAAAAACTACTGATGGTACATTAGTTAAATATCAGAAGTTAAAGGGACCATCTAATTTATTAAATGAAACCCTTTATATTTCTACTTTAGAAGATTTTCAAGATATGAAAAGAGTATTTTCAAGTGTTGATCAAAAGTATAGAGCTAAAGTTTTTGATGAAAGTAAAATTAGATATCTTAGTCAGTTTCCTAAAGAATTAGGAATTTTAAATATAAATGAATATAATATTACAAATAATTTAAACTACAAATATAAAAATGATGATTTATTAATTCAAAGTTTTAAAAATTTTGATTCTTTATATTTAAACGAAGAAAAAGTAGATTTATCAAAACAAATAAAAGGAACATTAAAACAAGATATAAAGATATTAATTCTTGGTTCCCCTGGATTTAGTTTATCTGAAATGATTTGCTCTTGTACTGCATTAAGAATATTTTATGAAAAACTTTCTACTTATTTTAAAAGTATAAGTTTAGATATATATTTAAATGCCTCAGAAAATAGGTTTTATAGTAGAGATAAAATGCTTTTTTCAAATCAAACTTTTATAAATAAAATAAGTGCTTTAAGTATAGATGTTAAAGAATTTTGTCAGTATGATTTTTTTGTAGACACAAGTTCTGTTTCTAAAAGAAGCTATTATGAGTCTTTAAATTATACAGATGCCTGGTTGCATAAATTAGGAATTGATTATAAAAAAGTACCTCAATCTAAAAAGTATAATCAAATTAATCTTTCTACTTTTAAAGTAAGAAAAGATTTAAAAGAAAAGATTCAAAAAATAAAACTAAAAGGTAAAATACTTCTTTATCACCCATATTCTGCAAATATAAAAAAATCAATACCTAAAGAAGTTGCTGCAAAGTTATTAAAAGAACTAGTATCTAGGTTACCAGAATACACAATAGTCTCTACAATAAAAGTGGATTCTAAATTTGACGATGATCGATATGTTGATTTAAGTAATGACTCAAAAAGTTTTTTAGACTTTTCATATATAATCTCTAATTGTAGTAAAGTTTTAACTGTTAATACTTCAACTTATCATATGGCAGATGCTTTTTTAATTCCTACAGTAGTTTTTTTTACTGAGTTAGACTCTAAGAGAAAATACTCTTTTTATGAAATGAGTAAAGCTATTTTTGTAAAAGATAAAACTAAAAGTTTAAGTAAATTTGTTTTTGAAAATGACTCTTTACTTTTATATAAATTTGAAGGTTGGCAGGAGCTTAAAGTATCAAAAGTAATTAAATTATTAGAAAGCTTTTGATACAATATTACTATTTTAAAATACCACAGAGGTAAAATAAATGAAGTTTGTATCTATATTAATGGGTAGTAAATCTGATTATGATATTATGAAATACTGTACTGATACTTTTGAGAAATTTGATGTAAAATATGAAATTATAATCTCTTCAGCTCATAGAAGTCCTAAAAGGACAACAGAATATATAAAAAATGCAGAAGAAAAGGGTGCCGTTGCCTTCATTGCCGCAGCTAATATGGCTGCTCATTTAGCAGGTGTAGTTAGTGCAACAACAACAAAACCTGTAATTGGTGTTCCTATGGAAGGTGGAGTAATGGACGGTATGGATGCAATGCTCTCAACAGTTCAAATGCCTGCAGGTATGCCTGTAGGAACAGTTTCTTTAGGAAAGTCAGGTGCTATTAATGCAGCTTATTTTGCAATGCAAATTTTAGCTATTTCAGATAAGGAATTAGCTGTTAAATTAAAGGAAGATAGAATTACTCAAGCTAAAAAAGTTGAGACAGATTCTAAAAGTATTGAAGTTATTTTATAATAAAACAATACTAAAACTTAATAAAAATCACAAAATATTAAAATCAATAAAGGTTAGGAATTAAATAAATGATAACATTTTCAGAAATCTTATTAAAACTTCAGGAATTTTGGGCGAAAGAAGGTTGTAATATAGTTCAACCATATGATATCCCAGCGGGTGCAGGAACTTTTCATCCCTCTACAATACTTAGAAGTTTAGATTCAACTCCTTGGGCTACTGCATATGTTGCTCCAAGTAGAAGACCAACAGATGGAAGATATGGAGAGAATCCAAATAGATTAGGTTCTTATTATCAATTCCAAACATTGATTAAACCTAGTCCAGACAATATTCAAGATTTATATTTACAATCATTAGAATATTTAGGTTTAGACCTTTCTAAGCATGATATTAGATTCGTTGAAGACAACTGGGAATCACCAACTTTAGGAGCATGGGGACTTGGTTGGGAAGTTTGGCTTGATGGAATGGAAGTAACACAATTTACATATTTTCAACAAGTAGGTGGCTTAGCTTGCGATCCTGTTGCTGTTGAAATAACTTATGGTACAGAAAGACTTGCAATGTATTTACAAGGGGTTGATTCTGTATTTGATATTGTTTGGAATAAAAATGATTTTGGTACTACAACTTATGCAGATGTACACAAAGAGGGAGAATATGAATTTTCTAAATACAATTTTGAAGTAGCTAATACTGAGATGTTATTTAGACATTTTGATGATGCCTTCAATGAGTGTAAATCTTGTTTGGAAGCTGAACTTCCTTTGCCAGCATATGATCAGTGTATGATGGCTTCACATGCATTTAATACACTTGATGCAAGAAAAGCTATTTCTGTAACAGAAAGACAAAATTATATTCTTAAAGTTAGAGAGTTAGCTCAGGGTTGTGCTGTGTTATATAAAGAACAAGAAGAAGACCGATTAAAAAGAATTGGAAAGAATTAGTGAAAATAAAAGAAATATATAATTTTTTAGATTCCTTATCACCTTTTGATTTACAAGAAAAATGGGATAATTCAGGGCTTCTTATTGGAAACTTTGAAGATGAAATAAAACAAGTTTACATTTCAATAGATTTAGATGAGCAAATAGTTGATGAAATGGAAGAAAACTCATTAGTTATTACTCATCATCCTTTAATATTTAAAGCTTTAAAAACTATTAATTATGATAGTTATAGTTCTAAATTAGTTAAAAAACTAATTCAAAAAAATATAGCATTAATTTCAATGCATACAAATATAGACAAAACTCATTTAAATAAATATGTAGCAAGTAAGATTTTAGATTTAGATGTAATAAATAGTGAAGAATTCATCTGTTATGCAAATGTAAATGATAGTTTTGAAAACTTTGCAAATAAAATTTCTAAAAATTTAGGATTAAAGTATCTAAAGTATGTAAAATGTAATGAAGAAATTAAAAAAGTTGCATTAGTAACTGGTGCAGGAATGTCTTTAATAAGTGAAGTAAAGGCTGATTGTTTTTTAACTGGTGACATCAAATATCATGATGCCATGGAAGCAAAAGCAAGAGGTATTTCCTTAATTGATATAAGACACTATGAAAGTGAAAAACACTTTAGCCCCTTATTAGAGGAGCTTATAAGTGAATATTTGAAAAAAAATCAATTAAAAGCTATAATAACAGCTTCAAAAAACCCATTTAAGTTTTGTACACAAGGAGAACCGGTTGAATAAGTATTTACAAGATCTAGTAAAGTTATCAAAGTATGATAGTGCAATTAGCATGTTTGAACCAAAAATTGAGAATGAAAAAGCGAAATTATCAACATTTGTAGAGGTTGCTGAGACAATTAAATCATCAATAAACAATACATATGCCCAAATTGATGATGTTAAATCAAAAAGAACAAAAAACAATATACATTTGGCTGAATTAAAAACAAAATTAGATGATATTGCTAAAAAACATAATGAAGTAACAAGTGAAAAAGAGTTAAAAGCTTTACAATTAGAAGAAGAAATTGCAAAAGAACAAATATCATTTGCTAATGAAGAAATTGAAAGACTAGATGAAGTTGCAGCAGCGAAAGAAGAAGAATTAAAAGAATTACAAGATAAGTTAACTGAAGAAGAAGAGTCTATTAAAGAAATTCAAGTAGCAGTTGATAATTCAATAGATGAAATTAATAAAGAAAGAAATTCAGTTTATCAAGAAAGAAGTGAGTTACTAGAAAAATTTGACAATAAAATCTTAACATTTTATGAAAAAATTAGAAGATGGGCAAAAGATAGTGCAGTAGTTCCTGTAATAGATCAAGCGTGTTATGGTTGTTATATGAAGATTAATGACAAAACTTATTCAGAAGTTATCAAATCAGAAGAAATTATTAACTGTCCACATTGTGGAAGAATTCTTTATAAAGAAGATGAGACTGAAGAGGCTTAATTTGAGCCTTTTTAGTATTTTATATTATTTTATTTCCTTAGTAGTTTATATACTAGCTATTCCTTATTTACTTTTTAAATCAAGAAACAATAAATATAAAAAAGCAATTCCCTCAAAGTTTTTCTTAAAAGATAATAAACCTTTCAAAAAAGATGCTATTTGGTTTCATGTATGTTCTATGGGAGAAGCTAAAGCAATAAAACCTTTAGTAGATGAATTAGACAGTACAAATATAAGTGTAATTACTAATACTGGATATGAAGAAGCAAAAAAATTATCTTCAAATGTTAGGTATTTACCTTTTGAAATATTTTTACCTTTTTGGATTAAAAAGCAAAAAGCTTTAGTTGTAATGGAAGCAGAACTTTGGTATTTCTTATTTCTTTTTGCAAAAAGAAAAGGAGCAAAGACATATTTAATAAATGCTAGAATATCAGATAAGTCTTATAGTTCATATAAAAGATTTTCTTTTTTTTATAAAAGAATATTTAATAATGTTGATAAAATATTTGCTCAAACTAAAGAAGATAAAAAAAGACTTTTAGAACTTGGAGCAAAAGATGTAGAAGTAATAGGAAATATAAAATTAGCACAACTTCCAAAAGTTACTAGAAGTTTTCAAAAACCTAATGAAATTTTAATAACTGCAGGAAGTACCCATGAAAAAGAAGAAGAGTTAATATTAAAAGCTTATGATAGGAAATATGGTAAGTTAGTAATTGTTCCTAGACATCCTGAAAGGTTTGAAAAAGTAGCCAAACTTATAGAAAATTATATAAAAGAAAAAAATTTAACTTTTCACAAGTTTTCAAATAAAGAAGACTTTTCTTCTGATATAATTTTAGTTGATAAATTAGGTGAGTTAAATAATATTTATTCTATTTCAGATGTAGTTATTTTAGGTGGTGCATTTGCTAATATAGGAGGTCATAATCCTATAGAACCAGCTTATTTTTCTTGTAAACTAATTTCAGGAAAAAGAATTTTTAACCAAAAATCACTTTTTGAATGTGTTAAAAATTTTAAATTAATTGATAATGATAAGTTAAGAGAAACTTTAGAGAATATTGAAAACATTGAAAAATCATCTTTAGTTCAAAAAGGTGATATAAAGCCAATTATAAAGGAATTAGATGGCATACGATAAAGCATATAAAGTTCTTGCAAAGCAAGAAGGAATCTCAAATTCAAAAGCAAAGGATTTGATTGATAAAGGTTTAGTTAGAGCAGAAGGTAAAAAAGTAATGATAGCAAGAGGTGAAATTGATACTAACACCAAATTTACAGTAAAAAATATTGCAGATGTGAAAGTTATTTTTCAAGATGATAATATATTAGCTGTAAATAAACCTGCTTTTTTAACTTCAGATGAAGTAGCAAAAAAGTTCCCTAAAGCAATTATGCTAAATAGACTTGATAAAGAAACAAGTGGAGTTATGCTTTTTGCGAAGAATGAAGAATTTCAGAAGAAAGCAATTAAAGAGTATAAATCAAATAATGTATATAAAGAATATGTTGCAATTGTTGATGGTAAAGTAATTGACACAATAGAAATTGATAATCCAATATTAACAACAAAAGATAGAGGTCAAGCAAAGTCTAAAGTTGATAAAAAAGGAAAACCTGCTAAAACAACTGTTTATCCTATGTTTGTTGAGGGTAATAAATCTAAGATAAAAGTAGTAATTGATACCGGAAGAACACATCAAATACGTGTACATTTAAATTATGTAGGCTTACCAATCATTGGAGATGCTTTATATGGAAAAGCAGTTTCAAATATTAATAGAGTATTACTTCATTCAAAAAAAACAAAAATCTTTGATTATGAGTTTGAAGCACCAGAACCAAGAGAATTTAAAGTATATGAGTTTAATTAAATCTTAAGCTTTTAAAATTATAAAAGTCCTAAAAATAGGACTTTCTTTTGAAAATAAATTTTAAAATATACTTAAAATAAATTTATTTTAAACTAACTTAAAGTATAATTTTAATATAATCCACAAAATTTAAAAAAAGTTTGGAGTTTAGTTTTGTTTGATTCAATAAGTGGTTCGATAAAAAGTGCAGTAAATAAAATAAGACATAAAGATGATGCAGCTTCTTTAAAAAAAGCTACAACAGAGTTAAGAAAATCTTTATTAAAATCTGACGTTCACCATAAAACTACAAAAGAGTTGGTTACTGCTGTTGAATTAGAAACAAAAAAAAATGGAATAGGACAAGACTCTTTTTTAAAAGCTCTACAAAACGAATTAACAAATATTTTAACAACTGAGGGAAATCAAGGTTTTGTATTTTCTTCTACTCCTCCTACAACTATATTGATGACAGGTTTACAAGGTTCTGGTAAAACAACAACAACAGGTAAATTAGCTAATTACCTTAAACTTAGAAAGAAAAAAGTTTTAGTTGCAGCTTGTGATTTACAAAGACTTGCAGCTGTTGAACAATTAAAACAAATTGCAGCTCAAATTGAAGTTGATATTTATTTTGATGATGAAGCAAAAGATCCTGTAGAAATAGCATTAGCAGCAAAAGAAAAAGCTAAAAAAGACCTTTATGATGTTTTATTAATCGATACAGCTGGTAGACTTGCAATTGATGAAGAATTAATGCAGCAATTACATGATGTTAAAGAAGCTATTAATCCAAATGAAATTTTTTATGTTGCTGATTCTTTAACTGGACATGATGCTACAAAAACAGCAAGTACTTTTAAAGAAAAAATTGGAATAGATGGGGTTATTTTATCTAAATATGATGGTGATACAAAAGGTGGTGTTGCAAT includes:
- the waaA gene encoding lipid IV(A) 3-deoxy-D-manno-octulosonic acid transferase, which produces MSLFSILYYFISLVVYILAIPYLLFKSRNNKYKKAIPSKFFLKDNKPFKKDAIWFHVCSMGEAKAIKPLVDELDSTNISVITNTGYEEAKKLSSNVRYLPFEIFLPFWIKKQKALVVMEAELWYFLFLFAKRKGAKTYLINARISDKSYSSYKRFSFFYKRIFNNVDKIFAQTKEDKKRLLELGAKDVEVIGNIKLAQLPKVTRSFQKPNEILITAGSTHEKEEELILKAYDRKYGKLVIVPRHPERFEKVAKLIENYIKEKNLTFHKFSNKEDFSSDIILVDKLGELNNIYSISDVVILGGAFANIGGHNPIEPAYFSCKLISGKRIFNQKSLFECVKNFKLIDNDKLRETLENIENIEKSSLVQKGDIKPIIKELDGIR
- the ffh gene encoding signal recognition particle protein, translating into MFDSISGSIKSAVNKIRHKDDAASLKKATTELRKSLLKSDVHHKTTKELVTAVELETKKNGIGQDSFLKALQNELTNILTTEGNQGFVFSSTPPTTILMTGLQGSGKTTTTGKLANYLKLRKKKVLVAACDLQRLAAVEQLKQIAAQIEVDIYFDDEAKDPVEIALAAKEKAKKDLYDVLLIDTAGRLAIDEELMQQLHDVKEAINPNEIFYVADSLTGHDATKTASTFKEKIGIDGVILSKYDGDTKGGVAISLSHQVGVPLRFIGIGEKMPDLEVFIPDRIVSRLMGAGDIEGLAEKTAAVIDEKKAKEVSKKIKKGEFNFNDFLEQLSMMSKLGSMKSIIGMIPGLSQMAGPIKDMDFENSDEIKRIKALIGSMTPKERETPSLLNPSRKRRIASGSGLSEMQVNKILKQFKNASKMAKKLSSKGGMKGLQNMMKQMQGAGGPGGLKLPK
- a CDS encoding pseudouridine synthase family protein; translation: MAYDKAYKVLAKQEGISNSKAKDLIDKGLVRAEGKKVMIARGEIDTNTKFTVKNIADVKVIFQDDNILAVNKPAFLTSDEVAKKFPKAIMLNRLDKETSGVMLFAKNEEFQKKAIKEYKSNNVYKEYVAIVDGKVIDTIEIDNPILTTKDRGQAKSKVDKKGKPAKTTVYPMFVEGNKSKIKVVIDTGRTHQIRVHLNYVGLPIIGDALYGKAVSNINRVLLHSKKTKIFDYEFEAPEPREFKVYEFN
- a CDS encoding Nif3-like dinuclear metal center hexameric protein — protein: MKIKEIYNFLDSLSPFDLQEKWDNSGLLIGNFEDEIKQVYISIDLDEQIVDEMEENSLVITHHPLIFKALKTINYDSYSSKLVKKLIQKNIALISMHTNIDKTHLNKYVASKILDLDVINSEEFICYANVNDSFENFANKISKNLGLKYLKYVKCNEEIKKVALVTGAGMSLISEVKADCFLTGDIKYHDAMEAKARGISLIDIRHYESEKHFSPLLEELISEYLKKNQLKAIITASKNPFKFCTQGEPVE
- a CDS encoding zinc ribbon domain-containing protein: MNKYLQDLVKLSKYDSAISMFEPKIENEKAKLSTFVEVAETIKSSINNTYAQIDDVKSKRTKNNIHLAELKTKLDDIAKKHNEVTSEKELKALQLEEEIAKEQISFANEEIERLDEVAAAKEEELKELQDKLTEEEESIKEIQVAVDNSIDEINKERNSVYQERSELLEKFDNKILTFYEKIRRWAKDSAVVPVIDQACYGCYMKINDKTYSEVIKSEEIINCPHCGRILYKEDETEEA